A region of Frederiksenia canicola DNA encodes the following proteins:
- a CDS encoding type I restriction-modification system subunit M, protein MLTGKIRSDIDKLWEKFWTGGITDPLTVIKQISYLVFARMLDMQEEASERKAYRTGKPFKRIFPDTPEGQALRWKNFRQMSGALLYQHLKNNVFPHFTELAANGAELGKTGEYMKQASVEIKNESVLVSAVELVDQLPLNQSDVKGDIYEYLLSKLSTAGINGQFRTPRHIIDMMVALVAPKPNETVCDPACGTAGFLVRTVEYLHKTHTSKNYLQPDEEGNVHYIGDLLTDAERQFMLNQMFWGFDFDSTMLSVSSMNMLLHGITGANICYQDTLNKSIQTHYPDQEKDFFDVILANPPFKGSLDEANTNPDVLKVVKTKKTELLFVAHILNALKLGGRAGVIVPDGVLFGSSKAHKQLRQTLIEQNQLEAVISLPSGVFKPYAGVSTAILLFSKGGNTRQVWFYDVQADGYSLDDKRSPIAQNDLPTVEKAWAEYKTLLLANQYEEIARRFGDKTQPSFVVDVADIVENGYDLSINRYKEVVHQEQEYDPPCEILARIESLEVEIQQELAELKALINA, encoded by the coding sequence ATGCTCACAGGCAAAATTCGCAGTGATATTGATAAATTATGGGAAAAGTTCTGGACAGGCGGTATTACCGATCCGCTGACCGTCATCAAACAAATTAGCTATTTAGTATTCGCACGAATGCTCGATATGCAAGAAGAAGCGAGCGAACGCAAAGCATACCGTACTGGCAAGCCCTTTAAACGCATTTTTCCTGACACGCCAGAAGGGCAAGCGTTGCGTTGGAAAAACTTCCGTCAAATGTCAGGAGCATTACTCTATCAGCACTTAAAAAACAATGTGTTTCCCCATTTCACCGAGCTTGCCGCAAACGGAGCGGAGCTTGGTAAAACGGGCGAATATATGAAACAAGCCTCCGTGGAAATCAAAAATGAAAGTGTGTTGGTATCAGCGGTAGAGCTTGTCGATCAGTTGCCACTCAATCAAAGCGATGTAAAAGGCGATATTTACGAATATTTATTGAGCAAACTTTCAACTGCGGGCATTAACGGACAGTTCCGCACACCTCGCCATATCATTGATATGATGGTGGCATTAGTTGCCCCAAAACCAAACGAAACGGTGTGCGATCCTGCCTGTGGCACCGCAGGTTTTTTAGTGCGAACAGTGGAGTATTTACACAAAACGCACACCAGTAAAAACTATTTGCAGCCCGATGAGGAAGGGAATGTCCATTACATCGGTGATTTATTAACCGATGCAGAACGGCAATTTATGTTGAATCAAATGTTTTGGGGATTCGACTTTGATAGCACGATGTTAAGTGTTTCCAGTATGAATATGCTGCTGCACGGTATCACGGGGGCAAATATTTGCTATCAAGACACCTTAAATAAATCAATTCAAACCCATTACCCAGACCAAGAGAAAGATTTCTTCGATGTCATTTTGGCAAACCCACCTTTTAAAGGCAGCCTAGACGAAGCGAATACCAACCCTGATGTATTAAAAGTGGTGAAAACCAAGAAAACGGAATTGCTGTTTGTTGCTCACATTCTGAATGCGTTGAAACTCGGTGGTAGAGCGGGAGTGATTGTGCCTGATGGCGTGTTGTTTGGTTCATCTAAAGCACATAAGCAGCTGCGTCAAACACTGATTGAACAAAACCAGTTAGAAGCCGTGATTAGCTTGCCAAGCGGCGTGTTCAAACCCTACGCAGGCGTTTCTACTGCGATTTTGCTATTCAGCAAAGGCGGCAATACTCGCCAAGTCTGGTTTTATGATGTGCAGGCAGATGGTTATAGTTTGGATGATAAGCGTTCACCCATCGCTCAAAATGATTTACCTACCGTCGAAAAAGCGTGGGCAGAATATAAAACGTTGTTGCTTGCCAATCAATATGAAGAAATTGCTCGCCGCTTCGGTGATAAAACCCAACCAAGTTTTGTCGTTGATGTGGCTGACATTGTGGAAAATGGCTACGATTTATCGATCAATCGCTACAAAGAAGTTGTACACCAAGAGCAGGAATATGATCCACCTTGTGAAATTTTAGCTCGAATTGAAAGCCTCGAAGTCGAAATTCAACAAGAGCTTGCGGAACTAAAGGCGTTAATCAACGCATAA
- a CDS encoding restriction endonuclease subunit S, protein MKLGELVNIKTGKLDANAAVENGQYPFFTTAREISRIDKYSFDDEVVLVAGNGDLNVKYYKGKFDAYQRTYVLTCKKDKELNMKYLYYFMEKYLGVLRQQAIGCVIKYIKLENLTEPNIYYPSIETQTQIAQILDKSTALIAKRKAQIAELDKLVQSVFLEMFGDPVINTRNWNLVQLSTLGYLGRGGSKHRPRNDPKLLGGEYPFIQTGDIANSGLYLEEYKNTYSKKGFEQSKMWEKGTLCITIAANIAKTAILKFNSCFPDSVVGFIPNSHTNAIFINYWFSFFQRILEETAPESAQKNINLDILSKLNVICPDIKLQTQFAQIAEKIHAQKSLLQKSLAELEVLHQALMQKAFNGQFVG, encoded by the coding sequence ATGAAATTAGGTGAGTTAGTTAATATTAAAACAGGAAAGCTTGACGCAAACGCAGCAGTAGAAAATGGACAATATCCTTTTTTTACCACTGCTCGTGAAATTTCCAGAATAGATAAATATAGTTTTGATGATGAAGTTGTTTTAGTTGCAGGCAATGGCGATCTAAATGTTAAATATTACAAAGGCAAATTTGATGCTTACCAAAGAACCTATGTTTTAACTTGTAAGAAAGATAAAGAGCTTAATATGAAGTATCTTTATTATTTTATGGAGAAATATTTGGGGGTGTTGCGTCAACAAGCAATTGGGTGTGTGATTAAATACATTAAATTAGAAAATTTAACTGAACCTAATATTTATTATCCAAGTATTGAAACCCAAACCCAAATCGCCCAAATTCTCGATAAATCCACAGCACTGATTGCAAAACGCAAAGCACAAATAGCGGAGCTGGATAAGTTAGTGCAAAGCGTATTTTTGGAGATGTTTGGGGATCCAGTAATAAATACAAGGAATTGGAACTTGGTGCAATTATCTACTTTGGGATATTTAGGTAGGGGGGGTTCAAAGCATAGACCAAGAAATGATCCTAAATTGCTTGGCGGAGAATATCCATTTATTCAAACTGGTGATATTGCAAACTCGGGACTTTATTTAGAAGAATATAAGAACACTTACTCGAAAAAGGGATTTGAACAAAGCAAAATGTGGGAAAAAGGTACTCTTTGTATTACGATTGCGGCAAATATTGCTAAAACAGCAATTTTAAAATTTAATAGTTGTTTTCCTGATAGTGTTGTTGGTTTTATTCCCAATTCTCACACAAATGCCATTTTTATTAATTATTGGTTTAGTTTTTTTCAGCGTATTTTGGAAGAAACTGCACCTGAATCAGCACAAAAAAATATTAATCTAGACATTCTTTCAAAGTTAAATGTAATTTGTCCTGACATAAAACTCCAAACCCAATTCGCCCAAATAGCTGAAAAAATCCACGCCCAAAAATCCTTGCTACAAAAAAGCTTGGCGGAGTTGGAAGTGCTGCATCAAGCGTTGATGCAGAAAGCCTTTAACGGGCAGTTTGTTGGCTAA
- a CDS encoding DEAD/DEAH box helicase family protein has translation MLKSTEFRNSVDKSLWYQLDYLRIKGNRTAHGAVGKIEVAKQALKTAHKLAIYMAVRYANLPIDKLPAYIEPTFEASNTATTKRLQALEEEQKHLHAVIAQLEAERLEQARSAEMLSTDDLALRQQQSQQVANSLNWDEATTRRQLIDAMLANADWNLHNRDDVQFEYRLTNFTGSISGKGAVDYVLWDSDGKPLAVLEAKKTSVEVQRGREQARLYADALEAQFGQRPIIFYSNGYETYIWDDAVYNSPRQIFSFYDKESLQKLLFQRQYKLNLAENYPTECTQIAGRNYQTAAIKTVAEHFQNQRRAALIVQATDTGKTRVAIGLTHLLLAKNWAKRVLFLCDRRELRKQADDDFREYVPTEPRCVIGEANQIESSARIFIATYPAMMNRFAQLNTGFFDLIIADESHRSIYNKYGDIFHYFDSLKLGLTATPVGFVSRNTYEMFGCENQNPTYSFSLEEAWEHEPPYLARYEVQEVTTNFLRNGIRYDQLSDEQKRQLEEDLGEEMAQHADFEGSQIGRNIISYDTDSIIIDNLMQNGLKAKNGIMGKTILFAQSQKHAEHLEQVFCDRYPQFGTKMCKVIHNNVPHVDRLITEFKDPNSAFRIAISVDMLDTGIDVPSILNLVFAKSVRSKVKFWQMIGRGTRLCPKLLDGDQDKTKFIIFDHHQNFTYFDEKYQEPEDLNQAKPLLQSCFDARLAFAKVAKAKNQHWDLIRHLLQQDILALPLDAIAVKREMRTVVLLRETDLLAEFDSTTQHWLEKTISPLMAQRELPESEVQAVRFDRLIAQIQHLWLAGSADLAAYKQSLLDWLSELATNLDVVRKHLLTIERLQQPVFWQSENIAALEQARLILRGIMQYRKQQTTSPFAFGNKTKAEDGEIQMTIRDPILPQYADRQRYKKLFAEFEQHPVIIKVKQNQAVSKTEIESLFALVLAQHPDVQFNDLIAFYGDTPENLNRLLKEIVGLDSKAISQHFEQFIQQHPNLTALQVRFIDLLQSVIAKHGGITRERLFDAPFTHLHAESIDGIFDVNSADELFELLHPYFVEPLTRAETLGRVNDD, from the coding sequence TTGCTGAAATCGACCGAATTTAGAAATTCAGTCGATAAATCATTATGGTATCAGTTAGATTATTTGAGAATAAAAGGTAATCGTACAGCGCACGGTGCAGTTGGAAAAATTGAGGTAGCTAAGCAAGCCTTAAAAACCGCACATAAACTCGCTATTTATATGGCGGTGCGTTATGCCAATTTGCCAATTGATAAATTACCCGCCTATATTGAACCTACCTTTGAAGCGTCAAATACCGCCACGACAAAACGCTTACAAGCATTAGAAGAAGAACAGAAGCATCTTCACGCAGTCATTGCTCAATTAGAAGCAGAAAGGCTTGAACAAGCTCGTTCTGCAGAAATGTTATCGACAGATGATCTTGCATTACGTCAGCAGCAAAGCCAACAAGTCGCAAATAGTTTAAATTGGGATGAAGCGACAACTCGCCGTCAGTTGATCGATGCTATGTTAGCCAATGCAGATTGGAACTTGCATAATAGAGATGACGTTCAGTTTGAATATCGTCTTACTAACTTTACAGGTTCAATATCAGGCAAAGGTGCCGTTGATTACGTTTTATGGGATAGCGATGGCAAGCCGCTGGCTGTGTTAGAAGCCAAGAAAACGAGTGTTGAAGTACAACGTGGACGTGAGCAGGCTCGTTTATATGCCGATGCATTAGAAGCTCAATTTGGGCAAAGACCGATCATTTTTTATAGCAATGGCTATGAAACCTATATTTGGGATGATGCCGTTTACAATAGTCCTCGCCAAATTTTTAGTTTTTATGATAAAGAAAGCCTACAAAAATTACTCTTTCAACGGCAGTACAAATTAAATTTAGCGGAAAATTACCCAACAGAGTGTACGCAAATTGCCGGGCGGAATTATCAAACCGCAGCCATTAAAACCGTTGCAGAACATTTCCAAAACCAACGTCGTGCGGCATTGATCGTACAGGCGACAGACACAGGTAAAACCCGTGTAGCAATCGGGCTAACCCATCTATTGCTTGCCAAAAACTGGGCAAAGCGAGTGTTGTTTTTATGCGACCGCCGAGAATTACGCAAGCAAGCAGACGACGATTTCCGTGAATATGTACCAACTGAACCCCGCTGTGTCATCGGAGAAGCTAATCAAATTGAATCCAGTGCACGTATTTTTATCGCCACTTATCCCGCGATGATGAATCGTTTTGCTCAACTGAATACAGGGTTTTTCGATTTGATCATTGCCGATGAATCGCACCGCTCTATCTACAATAAATACGGCGATATTTTCCACTATTTTGATTCGCTCAAATTAGGGCTTACTGCAACGCCAGTTGGTTTTGTTAGCCGTAATACGTATGAAATGTTTGGTTGTGAAAATCAGAACCCAACGTACTCTTTCAGCCTTGAAGAGGCTTGGGAGCACGAGCCACCTTATCTTGCTCGTTACGAAGTGCAAGAAGTCACGACAAACTTTCTACGCAATGGCATTCGTTATGATCAACTGTCTGATGAACAGAAACGTCAGCTAGAAGAAGATCTTGGCGAAGAAATGGCACAACATGCTGATTTTGAAGGTTCTCAAATTGGGCGAAATATTATCAGCTATGACACCGATAGCATTATCATTGATAATTTAATGCAAAATGGGCTGAAAGCGAAAAATGGCATAATGGGCAAAACGATTCTTTTTGCGCAAAGCCAAAAACATGCGGAACATCTCGAACAAGTCTTCTGCGATCGTTATCCACAATTTGGCACAAAAATGTGTAAAGTGATTCACAACAATGTGCCACACGTGGATAGACTCATCACTGAATTTAAAGATCCCAACAGTGCTTTCCGTATTGCCATTTCAGTGGATATGTTAGACACAGGGATTGATGTGCCGTCTATCTTAAATTTAGTGTTTGCAAAATCGGTACGATCGAAAGTGAAATTCTGGCAGATGATTGGGCGAGGCACTCGTCTTTGCCCGAAATTACTTGATGGCGATCAGGACAAAACCAAATTTATTATTTTCGACCATCACCAAAATTTCACCTATTTTGATGAAAAATATCAAGAACCAGAAGATCTCAATCAAGCGAAACCACTGTTACAGAGCTGTTTTGATGCTCGGCTTGCCTTTGCCAAAGTCGCCAAAGCGAAAAATCAGCATTGGGATTTAATCCGCCATTTATTGCAGCAAGATATTTTAGCTCTCCCGCTTGATGCAATAGCTGTAAAACGGGAAATGCGGACCGTCGTTCTCTTACGAGAAACCGATCTGCTTGCCGAGTTCGACAGCACCACACAGCATTGGCTTGAGAAAACCATCTCACCATTGATGGCACAGCGAGAGCTGCCCGAGTCAGAAGTACAAGCGGTGAGATTTGACCGACTCATTGCACAAATTCAACATTTATGGTTAGCGGGATCAGCGGATTTAGCGGCATATAAACAGAGTTTGCTTGACTGGTTAAGTGAACTCGCCACCAACCTAGACGTGGTTCGCAAACATCTCCTCACTATTGAACGCTTGCAGCAACCCGTTTTTTGGCAATCAGAAAATATTGCAGCGCTAGAACAAGCACGTTTGATTTTGCGGGGAATTATGCAATACCGCAAACAGCAAACCACTTCACCGTTCGCCTTTGGGAATAAAACCAAAGCCGAAGATGGTGAGATTCAGATGACGATACGAGATCCAATCTTACCTCAATACGCAGACCGCCAACGCTACAAAAAACTGTTTGCAGAATTTGAACAGCACCCTGTCATCATCAAAGTGAAACAAAACCAAGCGGTGAGTAAAACCGAGATTGAGTCGCTGTTTGCTTTAGTTCTAGCTCAGCATCCTGATGTGCAATTTAACGATTTAATTGCGTTTTATGGTGATACACCAGAAAACCTAAACCGCTTGTTAAAAGAGATCGTGGGGTTAGACAGCAAAGCCATCAGCCAACATTTTGAACAATTCATTCAACAGCACCCGAATCTAACTGCCTTGCAGGTACGTTTTATCGACTTATTGCAAAGTGTCATCGCCAAACATGGCGGCATTACCCGTGAACGCTTATTTGATGCCCCTTTCACGCATCTTCATGCCGAGAGTATTGACGGCATCTTTGATGTAAACAGTGCGGATGAACTATTTGAACTGCTTCACCCTTATTTTGTCGAGCCTTTAACCCGTGCGGAAACGTTAGGACGTGTGAATGATGACTGA
- the rplA gene encoding 50S ribosomal protein L1, with protein sequence MAKLTKKMKAIKAGVDSTKAYEINEAIAVLKQFATAKFVESVDVAVNLGIDPRKSDQNVRGATVLPHGTGRTARVAVFTQGANAEAAKAAGADLVGMEDLAEQVKKGEMDFDVVIASPDAMRVVGQLGQILGPRGLMPNPKVGTVTPNVAEAVKNAKSGQIRYRNDKNGIIHTTIGKADFSPEQLKENLQALLAALTKAKPTTAKGVFIKKVSISTTMGAGVAVDQSSL encoded by the coding sequence ATGGCTAAATTGACTAAAAAAATGAAAGCAATCAAAGCTGGCGTAGATTCTACTAAAGCATACGAAATCAACGAAGCGATTGCAGTATTAAAACAATTCGCAACAGCGAAATTCGTTGAAAGCGTTGATGTTGCAGTAAACTTAGGTATCGATCCTCGTAAATCAGACCAAAACGTACGTGGTGCAACAGTATTACCACACGGTACTGGTCGTACAGCTCGTGTTGCTGTATTTACACAAGGTGCTAACGCAGAAGCTGCTAAAGCAGCGGGTGCTGATTTAGTGGGTATGGAAGACTTAGCGGAACAAGTGAAAAAAGGCGAAATGGACTTCGACGTGGTTATTGCATCACCAGATGCAATGCGTGTTGTGGGTCAATTAGGTCAAATCCTTGGTCCACGTGGTTTAATGCCAAACCCGAAAGTAGGTACCGTGACTCCAAACGTTGCTGAAGCGGTTAAAAATGCAAAATCGGGTCAGATCCGTTACCGTAATGACAAAAATGGTATTATCCATACCACAATCGGTAAAGCAGATTTCTCACCTGAGCAATTAAAAGAAAACCTCCAAGCATTGTTAGCGGCTTTAACTAAAGCTAAACCAACAACAGCTAAAGGTGTATTCATCAAGAAAGTAAGCATCTCTACGACAATGGGTGCTGGTGTTGCTGTTGATCAGTCTTCACTATAA
- the rplK gene encoding 50S ribosomal protein L11, whose translation MAKKVQAYVKLQVAAGMANPSPPVGPALGQQGVNIMEFCKAFNARTESLEKGLPIPVVITVYADRSFTFVTKTPPAAVLLKKAAGLKSGSAKPNKDKVGKVTKEQIRQIAETKAADMTGATIETKMKSIEGTARSMGLVVEE comes from the coding sequence ATGGCAAAAAAAGTCCAAGCATACGTTAAGTTGCAAGTTGCAGCAGGTATGGCTAACCCGTCACCACCAGTTGGTCCTGCATTAGGTCAACAAGGTGTGAACATCATGGAATTCTGTAAAGCATTCAACGCTCGTACTGAGAGCTTAGAAAAAGGTTTACCAATTCCAGTTGTTATCACTGTTTACGCAGACCGTTCTTTCACTTTCGTTACTAAAACGCCACCAGCAGCGGTATTATTGAAAAAAGCTGCGGGTCTTAAATCAGGTTCTGCAAAACCAAACAAAGACAAAGTTGGTAAAGTAACTAAAGAACAAATCCGTCAAATCGCTGAAACTAAAGCAGCAGATATGACAGGTGCAACAATTGAAACTAAGATGAAATCTATTGAAGGTACTGCACGTTCAATGGGCTTAGTGGTGGAGGAATAA
- the nusG gene encoding transcription termination/antitermination protein NusG has translation MSETELEVQAPTKMRWYVLQAFSGFEARVAMTLREYIKLHNMQDQFGEVLVPTEEVVENVGGRRRKTERKFFPGYVLVQMEMNDDTWHLVKSVPRVMGFIGGTADKPAPISQKEAERILNRVQETADKPRHRKEFQPGEEVRVTEGPFADFNGTVEEVDYDKGRLKVSVSIFGRATPVELEFGQVEKANG, from the coding sequence ATGAGCGAAACAGAATTAGAAGTTCAAGCACCAACCAAAATGCGTTGGTATGTTTTGCAAGCTTTCTCGGGTTTTGAAGCCCGTGTAGCAATGACTTTGCGTGAATATATCAAATTGCATAATATGCAAGATCAATTCGGCGAAGTGCTTGTACCAACGGAAGAAGTCGTTGAAAACGTGGGGGGACGCCGTCGTAAAACGGAGCGTAAATTCTTCCCAGGCTACGTGTTAGTTCAGATGGAAATGAACGATGATACTTGGCACTTAGTGAAAAGTGTGCCTCGTGTCATGGGCTTTATCGGTGGTACGGCAGATAAACCCGCTCCGATTTCACAAAAAGAAGCTGAGCGTATTCTAAACCGTGTACAAGAAACCGCAGACAAACCTCGTCACCGTAAAGAATTCCAACCAGGTGAAGAAGTACGAGTTACCGAAGGACCATTTGCAGACTTCAATGGTACAGTCGAAGAAGTGGACTACGACAAAGGTCGTCTTAAAGTATCTGTGTCGATCTTTGGTCGTGCAACGCCTGTTGAGCTTGAGTTTGGTCAAGTGGAAAAAGCGAACGGCTAG
- the secE gene encoding preprotein translocase subunit SecE, with translation MSKEIQPKHPETAEKGVKSKGANIALWVLAIAFLSVAAVGNAYFASHFTFVVRVLLLVVLLVGAVVFAAFTNQGQKAITFIKESRHELRKIVWPTRQESTQTTLIVGAVCVVVALALWGIDSIIVSVVTFLTNLRF, from the coding sequence ATGTCTAAAGAAATTCAACCAAAACATCCTGAAACCGCAGAAAAAGGGGTGAAAAGTAAAGGTGCAAATATCGCCTTATGGGTATTAGCAATTGCATTTTTGTCGGTTGCTGCAGTTGGAAATGCATACTTTGCTAGCCACTTTACTTTTGTGGTGCGTGTATTACTCTTAGTTGTGCTATTAGTTGGTGCCGTTGTTTTTGCCGCATTCACTAATCAAGGTCAAAAAGCGATCACTTTTATCAAAGAATCTCGCCATGAACTACGTAAAATTGTTTGGCCAACTCGCCAAGAATCAACCCAAACCACATTAATTGTCGGGGCGGTGTGTGTCGTGGTGGCGTTAGCATTATGGGGAATTGATTCCATTATTGTTTCTGTGGTGACATTTTTAACAAATTTGAGGTTCTAA
- the modF gene encoding molybdate ABC transporter ATP-binding protein ModF has protein sequence MQLNIHNAQFSLHKQCLTIEQLTIQHGDFWVIVGGNGSGKTAFSQSLSGKLPLASGQFTSEFCNIALSSFERQQQIVEVVFKSRNNDAVSPDDFGVTARQVILNGTDNPQLCEHYAEKLHILPLLDRPFIQLSTGESRKVLLCQLLVSSPDLLILDEPFEGLDQQSVKDWLNLLDELKHKMALVLIVNRLNDIPPHATHLALLDQLQLILQGKRSEVEQNSLFQQLIYAEQAIDVPLPKSAAPQETLPPDLPPFVLKKVNIQYGDKKILENLSWTVEPQQHWWIKGPNGAGKSTLLSVLSGDHPQSFANHVVLFGKQRGSGETIWEIKKHIGYVSSQLHMDYRVNCSVREVIVSGFLDSIGVYQKTPDALRIKADEWLARLNLSHLATKPFRSLSWGQQRLLLITRAMVKHPPILILDEPLQGLDGLNRKLVKHFIDQLVQNSQTQLLFVSHQDQDAPSCITHLFEFVPTEQGYCYQQQAVRSA, from the coding sequence ATGCAACTCAACATTCACAACGCCCAATTTTCATTACATAAACAGTGTTTAACGATTGAACAACTGACCATTCAGCACGGTGACTTTTGGGTCATCGTGGGTGGCAATGGCAGTGGGAAAACCGCCTTTTCGCAAAGTTTGAGTGGGAAGTTACCGCTTGCAAGCGGTCAGTTTACGTCAGAATTTTGCAATATTGCCCTCTCTTCTTTTGAACGCCAACAGCAAATCGTTGAAGTGGTGTTTAAAAGCCGTAACAATGATGCGGTCAGCCCCGATGATTTTGGTGTAACTGCTCGCCAAGTGATTTTAAATGGCACGGACAATCCGCAATTATGTGAGCACTACGCTGAAAAATTGCACATTTTGCCGCTACTTGACCGCCCGTTTATTCAGCTTTCAACGGGAGAAAGTCGCAAAGTGTTGCTCTGCCAATTGCTTGTGAGTAGCCCCGACTTGCTGATTTTAGATGAACCCTTTGAAGGACTCGATCAGCAATCGGTGAAAGATTGGCTGAATTTGTTAGATGAACTCAAACACAAAATGGCGTTGGTGCTGATCGTCAATCGGCTCAATGATATTCCTCCGCATGCCACCCACTTGGCGTTGTTGGATCAACTTCAACTGATTTTACAAGGCAAGCGGTCGGAAGTTGAGCAAAATTCGCTCTTTCAACAACTGATCTACGCCGAACAAGCCATTGACGTCCCCCTGCCAAAAAGTGCCGCACCACAGGAAACCTTACCGCCTGATCTTCCTCCTTTTGTGCTGAAAAAGGTGAATATTCAATATGGCGATAAGAAAATTTTAGAGAATTTGTCTTGGACGGTTGAGCCACAGCAACATTGGTGGATTAAAGGTCCTAACGGTGCAGGCAAATCGACCTTGCTGTCGGTGCTTTCGGGTGATCACCCGCAATCCTTCGCCAACCACGTTGTGCTGTTTGGCAAACAACGTGGCTCAGGCGAAACCATTTGGGAAATCAAAAAACACATTGGCTATGTGAGCAGCCAACTGCATATGGATTATCGAGTGAATTGCTCGGTACGAGAGGTGATTGTGTCTGGTTTCTTGGATTCAATCGGTGTTTATCAGAAAACGCCCGATGCCTTACGGATAAAAGCCGATGAATGGTTGGCTCGTTTGAATTTGAGCCATTTAGCCACTAAACCCTTCCGTTCACTCTCGTGGGGGCAGCAGCGATTGCTGTTGATTACACGAGCAATGGTAAAACACCCACCCATTCTGATTTTAGATGAACCGTTGCAAGGCTTAGACGGCTTAAATCGCAAATTGGTCAAACACTTTATCGATCAGCTGGTGCAAAATAGCCAAACGCAACTGCTCTTCGTTTCGCACCAAGATCAAGATGCCCCAAGCTGCATCACGCATTTATTTGAGTTTGTGCCAACCGAACAGGGTTATTGTTACCAACAACAAGCGGTCAGATCCGCCTAA
- a CDS encoding VirK/YbjX family protein: MTHPTYHWPHPHDLYPDRNGKSYRMKRLRYRLRSLWNLPSIKRFETFINQSPQLIPLLNQHPSYSYPVAHRFLDKRFSRQQRLAAVCENLTFLPEKLASLGVPPLWEQPMSFGEVIPDFELFLDINHHQAMEGYWALELRYKPTGENIYLLTFGKVQNALLIAVIQGPKSEHSKELVKQLTKKCHGLRPAYLMVEAMKALAKTLGYQKLFGIPQKYQNKSRLIQASRYVVDYDVIFSESGGEPGEYWQLPTDFSMKDLESIASNKRSMYRKRYAMLEQLYQSMQNQLVKP; this comes from the coding sequence ATGACTCACCCAACCTATCACTGGCCACATCCACACGACTTATACCCAGATCGCAATGGTAAATCTTACCGTATGAAACGGCTACGTTATCGTCTGCGTTCGTTGTGGAATTTGCCGTCCATTAAACGTTTTGAAACCTTTATCAATCAATCGCCACAGTTGATCCCACTGCTGAATCAGCACCCGAGTTACAGCTATCCCGTGGCACACCGTTTTCTTGACAAGCGTTTTAGTCGCCAACAACGACTGGCTGCAGTTTGTGAGAATTTGACATTTCTGCCTGAAAAATTAGCATCTTTGGGTGTACCGCCATTGTGGGAGCAGCCAATGAGTTTTGGCGAGGTGATTCCTGATTTTGAACTTTTTTTAGACATCAATCATCACCAAGCCATGGAAGGCTATTGGGCGTTAGAGCTGCGATACAAACCAACGGGAGAAAATATCTATTTGCTCACCTTTGGCAAAGTGCAGAATGCGTTATTGATAGCGGTGATCCAAGGACCAAAAAGCGAACATTCCAAAGAATTAGTTAAACAGCTCACCAAAAAATGCCACGGCTTACGTCCTGCTTATTTAATGGTGGAAGCGATGAAAGCCTTAGCAAAAACCTTAGGCTATCAAAAGTTGTTCGGCATTCCACAGAAATACCAAAACAAATCCCGTTTGATTCAGGCAAGTCGTTATGTAGTGGACTATGATGTGATTTTTTCGGAATCTGGCGGGGAACCGGGAGAATATTGGCAATTGCCAACGGACTTCTCGATGAAAGATCTCGAAAGTATTGCGAGCAATAAACGCTCAATGTATCGCAAACGCTATGCAATGTTAGAGCAGCTCTATCAATCGATGCAAAACCAATTGGTGAAACCATAA